The Deltaproteobacteria bacterium region TCATAATGCGACAGAAAAAAAAGAGAGAGAAAATGTTGTATTCTCATCTCCCTTGCCCCCTACTTTCCCCCCTGAGGGGGAATACAAGGGAGGGGTCTATCCTCCGTTATTCTGCACCATCCTGTCATTCCGTGCTTGACACGGAATCTGGAGTCTGGAGTCTGGATTCCCGCGTGCGCGGGAATGACCATTCGCACTGTTTTTAGCATATCTTGGCGTTTTCTATCAACTATATGCTACTTTCCACTTACACTTCCACTTCCACTATTTGCTATTTTCATTCATCAATGCAGACTACTCTATTTCTTCCCTGCTGTTTTGCTTTATAAAGAGATGTATCTGCCATCTTTATTGCAGCTTCTAAATCTATATCTCGGGAAGGCTCAACTTCAGCTAAACCAATACTTATGCTAACAGTTAAACCTTTATCGTCAATATTAAAAGGTTTTTCGCAAATACATCTACGCAAGCGTTCGGCAATTTCCTTAACAATTTCTTTATCGGCCTTAGAGATACCAATCAAAAACTCTTCTCCTCCGTATCTACCAACAACATCATAAGACCTCAACTGGGATTTTATCCTGTTCACTACCTCAACCAAAACCTTATCTCCTGCATCATGCCCATATCTATCATTAACCTTCTTGAAATGGTCAATATCCAGCATAAACAAATAAAAAGGAGTTCTTTTACGGCTCGCTCGGGAAAGTTCCCCCTTTAGTCGGTTTAAAAGCTCTCTTCTATTCAAAATCTTAGTGAGACCATCCAGTGTAGCCAAAATATAAAGTTTTTGATTTGCCTCCTTTAATGCCTGTTCAAGTTTAATAATTCTAAGCCCTACATTTATTCGGGAAAGCAGCTCCTCTTTGTCAAATGGTTTTGTTAAATAATCGTCTGCTCCTGCTTTAAGTCCTTTGACAATATCCTTCTTTTCTCCCTTTGCCGAAAGAAATATAATATAAACATAATGTGATGTCTCTGCTTTTCTTATTTTTTTACACAACTCTAAGCCATTCATCACAGGCATCATCCAATCAATGACGAGCAAATAAATATTTTTCTTTTCTCTTTGAAAAATCTCCCATGCTTCCTGACCATCTTTTGCAACTAAAACCTCATATCCTTGATTTTGCAATATCCTTTGCAAAAGCAGACGAGAAACAGTTTCATCTTCTACTATTAAAAATTTCATAAAAAACTCTATTTTTTACGGCAAATCGTAGATTTGTCACATTAAATCTCTTGAATTACTATCATATTTTTCCCTGCTGTTTTTGCTTTAATGAGACATTCATCAGCTTTTTTTATTATCTCTTTAGGCTCATGATTTAATGTGCTCACAAAAACTACCCCCATACTCACAGTAATATTCACGCATTTATTATCTATCTCAAAGGGCTTTTCACAAATCGCCATATGAAAGCGCTCAGCAAGTTTATAAGCCATATCCTTTTCTTCTGCTGGCACAATCATCAAAAATTCATCTCCACCATATCTACCCATTGCATCATAAGGCCTACAGCAAGTTCTAATTCTTCTAGCCGCCTCGCGC contains the following coding sequences:
- a CDS encoding diguanylate cyclase; the protein is MKFLIVEDETVSRLLLQRILQNQGYEVLVAKDGQEAWEIFQREKKNIYLLVIDWMMPVMNGLELCKKIRKAETSHYVYIIFLSAKGEKKDIVKGLKAGADDYLTKPFDKEELLSRINVGLRIIKLEQALKEANQKLYILATLDGLTKILNRRELLNRLKGELSRASRKRTPFYLFMLDIDHFKKVNDRYGHDAGDKVLVEVVNRIKSQLRSYDVVGRYGGEEFLIGISKADKEIVKEIAERLRRCICEKPFNIDDKGLTVSISIGLAEVEPSRDIDLEAAIKMADTSLYKAKQQGRNRVVCIDE